One Strigops habroptila isolate Jane chromosome 19, bStrHab1.2.pri, whole genome shotgun sequence genomic window carries:
- the HROB gene encoding uncharacterized protein C17orf53 homolog isoform X1 produces the protein MACRLQSLFGADGDLEDEDFLSAVEDAENQFVVSGHGRGAPGAPPLQPGHGPGPRPALRPLPGGCRSPPAPQDEPDNDLLLAACVELEGSGLWEQPPQERETPNKPRVGAGPDLPPAPQAAPRLVLRPSAAGACSAATPTPVGKPWSSIPAPRAPSLTPFQAPPHRPGASGSSLEPQVLRPPPAQPPRQPPRVPPSPAVLQTPVVTNHLVQLVTAANKAPGAAPRPPAQGKTRRFPGPAGILPQQHGGKLLEEILISAPQTPSHGAMAKPRTEGLPSSSLPSEEDFGKGPWLAMKTELELDERDPGCFLRTYSVVMVLRKAALKQLPKNKVPSMAVMIKTLTRTNVDAGAVFRDPTGEMQGTVHRLLLEERQSELRPGSVLLLRWVSSPHLTATTTSTSPPTTCSRSTHQRPRAASRSHHQHSRRTLLGPGSSQRTPWSPPRVSLPLGTGGDTRGPAATAQSRRLGKRSQRELKAVTWMTWMGSWGSCRRISSPLRPKLTAADARGCAGAWAVPW, from the exons ATG GCCTGCCGCCTCCAGAGCCTGTTCGGGGCCGATGGGGACCTGGAGGATGAG GATTTCCTCTCGGCCGTGGAGGACGCCGAGAACCAGTTCGTGGTGTCCGGACACGGCCGCGGCGCCCCCGGCGCTCCGCCCCTGCAGCCCGGGCacggccccggcccccgccccgcgctGCGGCCCCTCCCCGGGGGCTGCCggagccccccagccccgcagGACGAGCCGGACAACGACCTCCTCCTGGCCGCCTGCGTGGAGCTGGAGGGCTCCGGGCTCTGGGAGCAGCCCCCCCAGGAACGGGAGACCCCCAACAAGCCGCGGGTGGGAGCGGGGCCGGACCTCCCGCCCGCCCCACAGGCAGCGCCCAGGCTGGTGCTGCGGCCCAGCGCGGCCGGTGCCTGCTCTGCCGCGACCCCCACCCCAGTGGGAAAGCCCTGGAGCTCCATCCCCGCTCCCAGGGCTCCATCCCTGACGCCTTTCCAAGCACCCCCACACCGGCCAGGAGCCAGCGGTTCCTCCCTGGAGCCGCAGGTGCTGCGGCCCCCCCCGGCACAGCCACCCCGGCAGCCCCCCAGggtgccccccagccccgcggTGCTGCAGACCCCGGTggtcaccaaccaccttgtgCAGTTGGTGACAGCAGCCAACAAAGCACCGGGGGCTGCCCCCCGGcccccagcacagggcaagACCCGCCGCTTCCCGGGGCCCGCCGGGATCCTGCCCCAGCAG CACGgtgggaagctgctggaggagatCCTCATTTCTGCTCCCCAAACCCCATCTCATGGGGCCATGGCAAAGCCACGGACAGAG GGCCTGCCCAGCTCCTCGCTGCCCTCAGAGGAGGATTTCGGGAAGGGCCCCTGGCTCGCCATGAAAAcggagctggagctggatgagagGGACCCCGGCTGCTTCCTCAGGACCTACAGCGTGGTCATGGTGCTGCGGAAG GCAGCCTTGAAGCAGCTCCCCAAGAACAAGGTCCCCAGCATGGCCGTGATGATCAAGACCCTCACCAGGACCAACGTTGATGCTGGTGCCGTGTTCCGGGACCCAACTG GAGAGATGCAGGGCACGGTGCACcgcctgctgctggaggagaggcagagcGAGCTCCGGCCTGGCTCCGTGCTGCTCCTCAG GTGGGTGTCTTCTCCCCATCTTACCGCAACCACTACCTCAACGTCACCCCCAACAACCTGCTCAAGATCTACCCACCAGAGGCCGAGGGCAGCTTCTCGCAGccatcaccagcacagcaggag GACCCTGCTCGGGCCAGGCTCCTCCCAGCGCACCCCATGGAGCCCCCccagggtgtccctgcccctgggcACTGGGGGGGACACTCGAGGACCCgcagccacagcacagagcaggcgCCTGGGCAAGAGGAGCCAGAGGGAGCTGAAGGCTGTGACATGG ATGACCTGGATGGGCTCCTGGGGGAGCTGCCGGAggatttcttctcctctccGGCCCAAGCTGACTGCTGCTGACGCCAGAGGCTGTGCCGGGGCCTGGGCTGTGCCATGGTGA
- the ATXN7L3 gene encoding ataxin-7-like protein 3 produces the protein MKMEEMSLSGLDNSKLEAIAHEIYTDLVEDACLGLCFEVHRAVKCGYFFLDDTDPDSMKDFEIVDQPGVDIFGQVYNQWKNKECVCPNCSRSIAASRFAPHLEKCLGMGRNSSRIANRRIASSNNMNKSESDQEDNDDINDNDWSYGSEKKAKKRKSDKNPNSPRRSKSLKHKNGEIGGNPDPFKYSNSTGINYETLGPEELRTLLTTQCGVISEHTKKMCTRSLRCPQHTDEQRRSVRVYLLGPSASLPEAEGAVDNDSFEVAESQSQALMSRLQWDGSSDISPSDSASSKASTNNSESRKTKKKKPHLGLVSGAPGLGSSKKKKPKPPHTHPPSIYDDIN, from the exons ATGAAAATGGAGGAAATGTCTTTGTCTGGCCTGGATAACAGCAAACTGGAG GCCATCGCACACGAGATCTACACGGACCTGGTGGAAGATGCGTGTCTGGGGCTCTGCTTCGAGGTGCATCGCGCCGTCAAGTGCGGGTACTTCTTCCTGGACGACACGGACCCCGACAGCATGAAGGACTTTG AGATCGTGGACCAGCCCGGCGTGGACATCTTCGGGCAGGTCTACAACCAGTGGAAGAACAAGGAGTGCGTGTGCCCCAACTGCAGCCGCAGCATCGCTGCCTCCCGCTTCGCCCCCCACCTGGAGAAGTGCCTGGGCATGGGGCGCAACAGCAGCCGCATCGCCAACCGGAG GATCGCCAGCAGCAACAACATGAACAAGTCAGAGAGTGACCAGGAGGACAACGACGACATCAACGACAACGACTGGTCCTATGGCTCTGAGAAGAAAG caaagaagaggaaatcagACAAG AACCCCAACTCGCCCCGCAGGTCCAAGTCCCTGAAACACAAAAACG GTGAGATCGGAGGGAACCCTGATCCCTTCAAG TACAGCAACTCCACCGGGATCAACTACGAGACGCTGGGCCCCGAGGAGCTGCGGACGCTGCTCACCACG CAATGCGGCGTCATCTCGGAGCACACCAAGAAGATGTGCACCAG GTCCCTGCGGTGTCCCCAGCACACGGATGAGCAGCGGAGATCGGTCCGGGTTTATCTCCTCGGCCCTTCCGC GTCCCTGCCCGAGGCCGAGGGCGCTGTGGACAACGACAGCTTCGAGGTGGCCGAGAGCCAGAGCCAGGCCCTGATGAGCCGCCTGCAGTGGGACGGCTCCTCCGACATCTCCCCCTCGGACTCGGCCTCCTCCAAAGCCA gtaCCAATAACTCCGAGTCCCGCAAGACCAAGAAGAAGAAGCCGCACTTGGGGCTGGTGAGCGGAGCCCCGGGCTTGGGCTCCAGCAAGAAGAAGAAGCCCAAACCCCCCCACACGCACCCCCCCAGCATCTACGATGACATCAACTGA
- the HROB gene encoding uncharacterized protein C17orf53 homolog isoform X3: MDFLSAVEDAENQFVVSGHGRGAPGAPPLQPGHGPGPRPALRPLPGGCRSPPAPQDEPDNDLLLAACVELEGSGLWEQPPQERETPNKPRVGAGPDLPPAPQAAPRLVLRPSAAGACSAATPTPVGKPWSSIPAPRAPSLTPFQAPPHRPGASGSSLEPQVLRPPPAQPPRQPPRVPPSPAVLQTPVVTNHLVQLVTAANKAPGAAPRPPAQGKTRRFPGPAGILPQQHGGKLLEEILISAPQTPSHGAMAKPRTEGLPSSSLPSEEDFGKGPWLAMKTELELDERDPGCFLRTYSVVMVLRKAALKQLPKNKVPSMAVMIKTLTRTNVDAGAVFRDPTGEMQGTVHRLLLEERQSELRPGSVLLLRWVSSPHLTATTTSTSPPTTCSRSTHQRPRAASRSHHQHSRRTLLGPGSSQRTPWSPPRVSLPLGTGGDTRGPAATAQSRRLGKRSQRELKAVTWMTWMGSWGSCRRISSPLRPKLTAADARGCAGAWAVPW; encoded by the exons ATG GATTTCCTCTCGGCCGTGGAGGACGCCGAGAACCAGTTCGTGGTGTCCGGACACGGCCGCGGCGCCCCCGGCGCTCCGCCCCTGCAGCCCGGGCacggccccggcccccgccccgcgctGCGGCCCCTCCCCGGGGGCTGCCggagccccccagccccgcagGACGAGCCGGACAACGACCTCCTCCTGGCCGCCTGCGTGGAGCTGGAGGGCTCCGGGCTCTGGGAGCAGCCCCCCCAGGAACGGGAGACCCCCAACAAGCCGCGGGTGGGAGCGGGGCCGGACCTCCCGCCCGCCCCACAGGCAGCGCCCAGGCTGGTGCTGCGGCCCAGCGCGGCCGGTGCCTGCTCTGCCGCGACCCCCACCCCAGTGGGAAAGCCCTGGAGCTCCATCCCCGCTCCCAGGGCTCCATCCCTGACGCCTTTCCAAGCACCCCCACACCGGCCAGGAGCCAGCGGTTCCTCCCTGGAGCCGCAGGTGCTGCGGCCCCCCCCGGCACAGCCACCCCGGCAGCCCCCCAGggtgccccccagccccgcggTGCTGCAGACCCCGGTggtcaccaaccaccttgtgCAGTTGGTGACAGCAGCCAACAAAGCACCGGGGGCTGCCCCCCGGcccccagcacagggcaagACCCGCCGCTTCCCGGGGCCCGCCGGGATCCTGCCCCAGCAG CACGgtgggaagctgctggaggagatCCTCATTTCTGCTCCCCAAACCCCATCTCATGGGGCCATGGCAAAGCCACGGACAGAG GGCCTGCCCAGCTCCTCGCTGCCCTCAGAGGAGGATTTCGGGAAGGGCCCCTGGCTCGCCATGAAAAcggagctggagctggatgagagGGACCCCGGCTGCTTCCTCAGGACCTACAGCGTGGTCATGGTGCTGCGGAAG GCAGCCTTGAAGCAGCTCCCCAAGAACAAGGTCCCCAGCATGGCCGTGATGATCAAGACCCTCACCAGGACCAACGTTGATGCTGGTGCCGTGTTCCGGGACCCAACTG GAGAGATGCAGGGCACGGTGCACcgcctgctgctggaggagaggcagagcGAGCTCCGGCCTGGCTCCGTGCTGCTCCTCAG GTGGGTGTCTTCTCCCCATCTTACCGCAACCACTACCTCAACGTCACCCCCAACAACCTGCTCAAGATCTACCCACCAGAGGCCGAGGGCAGCTTCTCGCAGccatcaccagcacagcaggag GACCCTGCTCGGGCCAGGCTCCTCCCAGCGCACCCCATGGAGCCCCCccagggtgtccctgcccctgggcACTGGGGGGGACACTCGAGGACCCgcagccacagcacagagcaggcgCCTGGGCAAGAGGAGCCAGAGGGAGCTGAAGGCTGTGACATGG ATGACCTGGATGGGCTCCTGGGGGAGCTGCCGGAggatttcttctcctctccGGCCCAAGCTGACTGCTGCTGACGCCAGAGGCTGTGCCGGGGCCTGGGCTGTGCCATGGTGA
- the HROB gene encoding uncharacterized protein C17orf53 homolog isoform X2 produces MACRLQSLFGADGDLEDEDFLSAVEDAENQFVVSGHGRGAPGAPPLQPGHGPGPRPALRPLPGGCRSPPAPQDEPDNDLLLAACVELEGSGLWEQPPQERETPNKPRVGAGPDLPPAPQAAPRLVLRPSAAGACSAATPTPVGKPWSSIPAPRAPSLTPFQAPPHRPGASGSSLEPQVLRPPPAQPPRQPPRVPPSPAVLQTPVVTNHLVQLVTAANKAPGAAPRPPAQGKTRRFPGPAGILPQQHGGKLLEEILISAPQTPSHGAMAKPRTEGLPSSSLPSEEDFGKGPWLAMKTELELDERDPGCFLRTYSVVMVLRKAALKQLPKNKVPSMAVMIKTLTRTNVDAGAVFRDPTGEMQGTVHRLLLEERQSELRPGSVLLLRQVGVFSPSYRNHYLNVTPNNLLKIYPPEAEGSFSQPSPAQQEDPARARLLPAHPMEPPQGVPAPGHWGGHSRTRSHSTEQAPGQEEPEGAEGCDMDDLDGLLGELPEDFFSSPAQADCC; encoded by the exons ATG GCCTGCCGCCTCCAGAGCCTGTTCGGGGCCGATGGGGACCTGGAGGATGAG GATTTCCTCTCGGCCGTGGAGGACGCCGAGAACCAGTTCGTGGTGTCCGGACACGGCCGCGGCGCCCCCGGCGCTCCGCCCCTGCAGCCCGGGCacggccccggcccccgccccgcgctGCGGCCCCTCCCCGGGGGCTGCCggagccccccagccccgcagGACGAGCCGGACAACGACCTCCTCCTGGCCGCCTGCGTGGAGCTGGAGGGCTCCGGGCTCTGGGAGCAGCCCCCCCAGGAACGGGAGACCCCCAACAAGCCGCGGGTGGGAGCGGGGCCGGACCTCCCGCCCGCCCCACAGGCAGCGCCCAGGCTGGTGCTGCGGCCCAGCGCGGCCGGTGCCTGCTCTGCCGCGACCCCCACCCCAGTGGGAAAGCCCTGGAGCTCCATCCCCGCTCCCAGGGCTCCATCCCTGACGCCTTTCCAAGCACCCCCACACCGGCCAGGAGCCAGCGGTTCCTCCCTGGAGCCGCAGGTGCTGCGGCCCCCCCCGGCACAGCCACCCCGGCAGCCCCCCAGggtgccccccagccccgcggTGCTGCAGACCCCGGTggtcaccaaccaccttgtgCAGTTGGTGACAGCAGCCAACAAAGCACCGGGGGCTGCCCCCCGGcccccagcacagggcaagACCCGCCGCTTCCCGGGGCCCGCCGGGATCCTGCCCCAGCAG CACGgtgggaagctgctggaggagatCCTCATTTCTGCTCCCCAAACCCCATCTCATGGGGCCATGGCAAAGCCACGGACAGAG GGCCTGCCCAGCTCCTCGCTGCCCTCAGAGGAGGATTTCGGGAAGGGCCCCTGGCTCGCCATGAAAAcggagctggagctggatgagagGGACCCCGGCTGCTTCCTCAGGACCTACAGCGTGGTCATGGTGCTGCGGAAG GCAGCCTTGAAGCAGCTCCCCAAGAACAAGGTCCCCAGCATGGCCGTGATGATCAAGACCCTCACCAGGACCAACGTTGATGCTGGTGCCGTGTTCCGGGACCCAACTG GAGAGATGCAGGGCACGGTGCACcgcctgctgctggaggagaggcagagcGAGCTCCGGCCTGGCTCCGTGCTGCTCCTCAGGCAG GTGGGTGTCTTCTCCCCATCTTACCGCAACCACTACCTCAACGTCACCCCCAACAACCTGCTCAAGATCTACCCACCAGAGGCCGAGGGCAGCTTCTCGCAGccatcaccagcacagcaggag GACCCTGCTCGGGCCAGGCTCCTCCCAGCGCACCCCATGGAGCCCCCccagggtgtccctgcccctgggcACTGGGGGGGACACTCGAGGACCCgcagccacagcacagagcaggcgCCTGGGCAAGAGGAGCCAGAGGGAGCTGAAGGCTGTGACATGG ATGACCTGGATGGGCTCCTGGGGGAGCTGCCGGAggatttcttctcctctccGGCCCAAGCTGACTGCTGCTGA
- the HROB gene encoding uncharacterized protein C17orf53 homolog isoform X5: MACRLQSLFGADGDLEDEDFLSAVEDAENQFVVSGHGRGAPGAPPLQPGHGPGPRPALRPLPGGCRSPPAPQDEPDNDLLLAACVELEGSGLWEQPPQERETPNKPRVGAGPDLPPAPQAAPRLVLRPSAAGACSAATPTPVGKPWSSIPAPRAPSLTPFQAPPHRPGASGSSLEPQVLRPPPAQPPRQPPRVPPSPAVLQTPVVTNHLVQLVTAANKAPGAAPRPPAQGKTRRFPGPAGILPQQHGGKLLEEILISAPQTPSHGAMAKPRTEGLPSSSLPSEEDFGKGPWLAMKTELELDERDPGCFLRTYSVVMVLRKAALKQLPKNKVPSMAVMIKTLTRTNVDAGAVFRDPTGGCLLPILPQPLPQRHPQQPAQDLPTRGRGQLLAAITSTAGGPCSGQAPPSAPHGAPPGCPCPWALGGTLEDPQPQHRAGAWARGARGS; the protein is encoded by the exons ATG GCCTGCCGCCTCCAGAGCCTGTTCGGGGCCGATGGGGACCTGGAGGATGAG GATTTCCTCTCGGCCGTGGAGGACGCCGAGAACCAGTTCGTGGTGTCCGGACACGGCCGCGGCGCCCCCGGCGCTCCGCCCCTGCAGCCCGGGCacggccccggcccccgccccgcgctGCGGCCCCTCCCCGGGGGCTGCCggagccccccagccccgcagGACGAGCCGGACAACGACCTCCTCCTGGCCGCCTGCGTGGAGCTGGAGGGCTCCGGGCTCTGGGAGCAGCCCCCCCAGGAACGGGAGACCCCCAACAAGCCGCGGGTGGGAGCGGGGCCGGACCTCCCGCCCGCCCCACAGGCAGCGCCCAGGCTGGTGCTGCGGCCCAGCGCGGCCGGTGCCTGCTCTGCCGCGACCCCCACCCCAGTGGGAAAGCCCTGGAGCTCCATCCCCGCTCCCAGGGCTCCATCCCTGACGCCTTTCCAAGCACCCCCACACCGGCCAGGAGCCAGCGGTTCCTCCCTGGAGCCGCAGGTGCTGCGGCCCCCCCCGGCACAGCCACCCCGGCAGCCCCCCAGggtgccccccagccccgcggTGCTGCAGACCCCGGTggtcaccaaccaccttgtgCAGTTGGTGACAGCAGCCAACAAAGCACCGGGGGCTGCCCCCCGGcccccagcacagggcaagACCCGCCGCTTCCCGGGGCCCGCCGGGATCCTGCCCCAGCAG CACGgtgggaagctgctggaggagatCCTCATTTCTGCTCCCCAAACCCCATCTCATGGGGCCATGGCAAAGCCACGGACAGAG GGCCTGCCCAGCTCCTCGCTGCCCTCAGAGGAGGATTTCGGGAAGGGCCCCTGGCTCGCCATGAAAAcggagctggagctggatgagagGGACCCCGGCTGCTTCCTCAGGACCTACAGCGTGGTCATGGTGCTGCGGAAG GCAGCCTTGAAGCAGCTCCCCAAGAACAAGGTCCCCAGCATGGCCGTGATGATCAAGACCCTCACCAGGACCAACGTTGATGCTGGTGCCGTGTTCCGGGACCCAACTG GTGGGTGTCTTCTCCCCATCTTACCGCAACCACTACCTCAACGTCACCCCCAACAACCTGCTCAAGATCTACCCACCAGAGGCCGAGGGCAGCTTCTCGCAGccatcaccagcacagcaggag GACCCTGCTCGGGCCAGGCTCCTCCCAGCGCACCCCATGGAGCCCCCccagggtgtccctgcccctgggcACTGGGGGGGACACTCGAGGACCCgcagccacagcacagagcaggcgCCTGGGCAAGAGGAGCCAGAGGGAGCTGA
- the HROB gene encoding uncharacterized protein C17orf53 homolog isoform X4: protein MDFLSAVEDAENQFVVSGHGRGAPGAPPLQPGHGPGPRPALRPLPGGCRSPPAPQDEPDNDLLLAACVELEGSGLWEQPPQERETPNKPRVGAGPDLPPAPQAAPRLVLRPSAAGACSAATPTPVGKPWSSIPAPRAPSLTPFQAPPHRPGASGSSLEPQVLRPPPAQPPRQPPRVPPSPAVLQTPVVTNHLVQLVTAANKAPGAAPRPPAQGKTRRFPGPAGILPQQHGGKLLEEILISAPQTPSHGAMAKPRTEGLPSSSLPSEEDFGKGPWLAMKTELELDERDPGCFLRTYSVVMVLRKAALKQLPKNKVPSMAVMIKTLTRTNVDAGAVFRDPTGEMQGTVHRLLLEERQSELRPGSVLLLRQVGVFSPSYRNHYLNVTPNNLLKIYPPEAEGSFSQPSPAQQEDPARARLLPAHPMEPPQGVPAPGHWGGHSRTRSHSTEQAPGQEEPEGAEGCDMDDLDGLLGELPEDFFSSPAQADCC from the exons ATG GATTTCCTCTCGGCCGTGGAGGACGCCGAGAACCAGTTCGTGGTGTCCGGACACGGCCGCGGCGCCCCCGGCGCTCCGCCCCTGCAGCCCGGGCacggccccggcccccgccccgcgctGCGGCCCCTCCCCGGGGGCTGCCggagccccccagccccgcagGACGAGCCGGACAACGACCTCCTCCTGGCCGCCTGCGTGGAGCTGGAGGGCTCCGGGCTCTGGGAGCAGCCCCCCCAGGAACGGGAGACCCCCAACAAGCCGCGGGTGGGAGCGGGGCCGGACCTCCCGCCCGCCCCACAGGCAGCGCCCAGGCTGGTGCTGCGGCCCAGCGCGGCCGGTGCCTGCTCTGCCGCGACCCCCACCCCAGTGGGAAAGCCCTGGAGCTCCATCCCCGCTCCCAGGGCTCCATCCCTGACGCCTTTCCAAGCACCCCCACACCGGCCAGGAGCCAGCGGTTCCTCCCTGGAGCCGCAGGTGCTGCGGCCCCCCCCGGCACAGCCACCCCGGCAGCCCCCCAGggtgccccccagccccgcggTGCTGCAGACCCCGGTggtcaccaaccaccttgtgCAGTTGGTGACAGCAGCCAACAAAGCACCGGGGGCTGCCCCCCGGcccccagcacagggcaagACCCGCCGCTTCCCGGGGCCCGCCGGGATCCTGCCCCAGCAG CACGgtgggaagctgctggaggagatCCTCATTTCTGCTCCCCAAACCCCATCTCATGGGGCCATGGCAAAGCCACGGACAGAG GGCCTGCCCAGCTCCTCGCTGCCCTCAGAGGAGGATTTCGGGAAGGGCCCCTGGCTCGCCATGAAAAcggagctggagctggatgagagGGACCCCGGCTGCTTCCTCAGGACCTACAGCGTGGTCATGGTGCTGCGGAAG GCAGCCTTGAAGCAGCTCCCCAAGAACAAGGTCCCCAGCATGGCCGTGATGATCAAGACCCTCACCAGGACCAACGTTGATGCTGGTGCCGTGTTCCGGGACCCAACTG GAGAGATGCAGGGCACGGTGCACcgcctgctgctggaggagaggcagagcGAGCTCCGGCCTGGCTCCGTGCTGCTCCTCAGGCAG GTGGGTGTCTTCTCCCCATCTTACCGCAACCACTACCTCAACGTCACCCCCAACAACCTGCTCAAGATCTACCCACCAGAGGCCGAGGGCAGCTTCTCGCAGccatcaccagcacagcaggag GACCCTGCTCGGGCCAGGCTCCTCCCAGCGCACCCCATGGAGCCCCCccagggtgtccctgcccctgggcACTGGGGGGGACACTCGAGGACCCgcagccacagcacagagcaggcgCCTGGGCAAGAGGAGCCAGAGGGAGCTGAAGGCTGTGACATGG ATGACCTGGATGGGCTCCTGGGGGAGCTGCCGGAggatttcttctcctctccGGCCCAAGCTGACTGCTGCTGA
- the ASB16 gene encoding ankyrin repeat and SOCS box protein 16, producing MAQDTFAFSSSALRSLRLQRELLEQEERRRALAREQATRRFLPEPPCQRPRCCHDPAVHNALYAGDLQRIKSIFKDESTANLVMEMVSEELVWSPEQGLWVLSPRRQQTSALRIVSGRGYVACARLLLLRGAAVDAVVGGRAPLHDSAAAPHPDCTRLLLDFGANPNVLSGDGCAPLHLCTAPHSLQCAELLLAHGARVGLASRERRLTPLHVAARQGLAAHVELLLRHGADPACRSRQGETPLNAACAAAERRDAAESYGPVCERLLAAGADPRAAGRKHHTPLHNACANGQAWLVRLLLRHGADPTATNCAGDTPMDCALHAVEEYRHQRPEETITLLLDHGAGPVHPKMLKFCCQHPPALEVVLNAYDRIPPAEGWVGSVPPELWEEHREFYASAVRMAGQPRRLQHLARCAVRRSLGPRCHDAIPALVLPPALRRYLQLPPQGLIS from the exons ATGGCCCAGGACACCTTCGCCTTCAGCTCCTCAGCGCTGAGGTCGCTGCGGCTGCAgcgggagctgctggagcaggaggagcggCGCCGGGCTCTGGCTCGGGAACAGGCCACGCGCCGCTTCCTGCCCGAGCCCCCGTGCCAGCGGCCCCGGTGCTGCCACGACCCCGCGGTGCACAACGCCCTGTACGCCGGGGACCTGCAGCGTATCAAGAGCATCTTCAAGGACGAGAGCACCGCCAACCTGGTCATGGAGATGGTCAGCGAGGAGCTGGTGTGGTCACCTGAGCAGG ggctgtgggtgctgaGCCCCCGGCGCCAGCAGACCTCGGCACTGCGCATCGTGTCTGGCCGTGGCTACGTGGCCTGTGCCCGGCTCCTGCTGCTGCGCGGGGCCGCGGTGGACGCGGTGGTGGGGGGCCGGGCCCCACTGCACGACAGCGCGGCCGCCCCACACCCCGACTGCACCCGCCTGCTCCTGGACTTCGGCGCCAACCCCAACGTGCTGAGCGGCGACGGCTGCGCCCCACTGCACCTCTGCACCGCGCCCCACAGCCTGCA GTGCGcggagctgctgctggcgcACGGGGCGCGCGTGGGGCTGGCGTCGCGGGAGCGCCGGTTGACGCCGCTGCACGTGGCGGCGCGGCAGGGGCTGGCGGCGCACGTGGAGCTGCTCCTGCGCCACGGCGCGGACCCCGCGTGCCGCAGCCGCCAGGGCGAGACCCCGCTGAACGCCGCCTGCGCCGCGGCCGAGCGCCGCGACGCCGCCGAGAGCTACGGCCCCGTGTGCGAGCGGCTGCTGGCGGCCGGCGCAGACCCGCGCGCCGCGGGCCGCAAGCACCACACGCCGCTGCACAACGCCTGCGCCAACGGGCAGGCCTGGCTCGTGCGGCTGCTGCTGCGCCACGGCGCAGACCCCACCGCCACCAACTGCGCCGGGGACACCCCCATGGACTGCGCCCTCCACGCCGTTGAGGAGTACCGGCACCAGCGCCCCGAGGAGACCATCACGCTGCTCCTCGACCACGGCGCCGGCCCCGTCCACCCTAAG ATGCTCAAgttctgctgccagcacccaccagcactGGAGGTTGTGCTCAATGCCTATGACCGCATCCCCCCGGCAGAGGGCTGGGTAGGCTCTGTGCCCCCGGAGCTGTGGGAG GAGCACCGGGAGTTCTATGCCTCGGCCGTGCGCATGGCGGGGCAGCCGCGGCGCCTGCAGCACCTCGCCCGCTGTGCCGTGCGCCGGAGCCTGGGCCCCCGCTGCCACGACGCCATCCCCGCGCTGGTGCTGCCACCCGCCCTGCGCCGCTACCTCCAGCTGCCCCCCCAGGGGCTCATCTCCTGA